From Pempheris klunzingeri isolate RE-2024b chromosome 16, fPemKlu1.hap1, whole genome shotgun sequence, a single genomic window includes:
- the ndufs5 gene encoding NADH dehydrogenase [ubiquinone] iron-sulfur protein 5 — translation MPYLDLNSRFGINLDRWMLLQSAKQPNNRAARCHAFEKEWIECSHGIGQTRAKKECQLEFEDFYECMHREKTRARLHAIRVQREKMTKEGSYTPPTCHTGEADQQP, via the exons atgcCGTATTTGGACCTGAACTCGCGGTTTGGCATAAACCTGGACCgctggatgctgctgcagagcgCAAAGCAGCCCAACAACAGGGCGGCGCGCTGCCATGCCTTTGAGAAGGAGTGGATCGAGTGCTCCCATGGCATCGGGCAGACCCGCGCCAAGAAGGAGTGCCAGCTGGAGTTTGAGGACTTCTACGAGTGCATGCACAGGGAGAAGACA cGTGCGAGGCTCCATGCGATCCGTGTGCAGCGTGAAAAGATGACGAAGGAGGGGAGCTACACGCCGCCAACCTGCCACACGGGCGAGGCAGACCAGCAGCCATGA